In Candidatus Methylomirabilota bacterium, a genomic segment contains:
- a CDS encoding response regulator, with translation MQTRPILVIDDDQVLRELAGSVLTGAGFRVLEAPDGLAGIKLAQTAQPAVILLDMTLPGLDGVRTCQRLKQDGTLADIPVVGITVSSDLQDAEQAFRAGAEFCLAKPFEAKSLIEVVNSATRRAQRETPRRGDPRLPAELPVRCVIAGDGEPSREVAGVAINASLRGLHVFLSEKLAPGTMLCLRMELPKGTVTAEGEVMWQSDEVADQILPHGVHLLRFVEDTGFLQYRRYLKALAVIKNEP, from the coding sequence GTGCAGACACGCCCCATCTTAGTTATTGACGATGATCAGGTCTTGCGTGAGCTAGCAGGCTCGGTGCTCACCGGTGCGGGATTTCGAGTCCTTGAGGCCCCCGATGGCCTGGCTGGGATCAAACTGGCTCAGACGGCGCAGCCTGCTGTCATCCTCCTGGACATGACACTGCCCGGGCTCGATGGGGTCAGAACGTGCCAGCGCCTCAAACAGGATGGTACCCTCGCAGACATTCCCGTGGTCGGCATCACGGTTTCATCGGACTTGCAGGACGCCGAGCAGGCCTTTCGCGCCGGAGCGGAGTTCTGCCTCGCGAAGCCCTTTGAGGCTAAAAGCCTCATCGAGGTAGTGAATTCAGCCACGCGCAGGGCTCAGCGGGAGACGCCACGGCGAGGCGATCCCCGCCTTCCCGCAGAGCTGCCGGTCCGGTGCGTCATTGCAGGGGATGGCGAGCCAAGCCGGGAAGTCGCGGGGGTCGCGATCAACGCGAGCCTTCGCGGCCTCCATGTCTTCCTGTCCGAGAAGCTGGCACCTGGGACCATGCTTTGCCTTCGCATGGAACTCCCCAAAGGGACAGTGACCGCCGAGGGAGAAGTGATGTGGCAAAGTGATGAAGTCGCTGACCAGATTCTCCCCCACGGCGTCCACCTCCTGCGGTTTGTGGAGGACACCGGCTTCCTACAGTATAGGCGGTACCTTAAAGCACTCGCTGTGATCAAGAACGAACCGTAG
- a CDS encoding PilZ domain-containing protein, which translates to MEEGQRDRREHPRFTVAGKATGRVSAVHDASLVDVSFGGVLIEHSQVVRPGTTSSLDLDLEGKRLRLRCRVIRSVVNRIELQPDGEQALIYHTGLEFLDLSEETRQVIRDYIESITEDGSGLGLPSGENSADTPHLSY; encoded by the coding sequence TTGGAAGAAGGACAGCGAGACAGGCGGGAGCATCCCCGATTTACCGTGGCAGGCAAGGCCACTGGGCGTGTTAGCGCCGTGCATGATGCGTCTCTCGTCGACGTTAGCTTCGGGGGGGTATTGATCGAACATTCCCAGGTCGTCCGACCGGGCACCACTTCCTCCTTGGACCTCGACCTGGAAGGGAAGAGGCTCCGCTTGAGGTGCCGCGTGATCCGTTCGGTGGTGAACCGGATAGAGCTGCAGCCGGATGGGGAGCAGGCGTTGATCTACCACACCGGGTTGGAATTTCTCGACCTCTCAGAGGAGACGCGCCAGGTGATCAGGGACTACATCGAGTCAATCACAGAGGATGGGTCCGGGTTGGGGCTACCATCAGGAGAAAATAGTGCAGACACGCCCCATCTTAGTTATTGA
- a CDS encoding tetratricopeptide repeat protein, protein MRLKGPIIKPRRVTPKEFGDHLYEMRKLLTLGVLALLVVVFGWWGYRTFQAKQEEAAQFMLTDALQMLQRPPEVTAAGQGTEETATAPDQALPLLNQIREEYPSSSAAEQALLQIGHTLYAMGRYQEALVAYQRYLEKYPKGSWVFLAALGRAYAMETQGQYKVAASIFRNLSQRYRGHSLSVEALMGLARSLQQSQQKEEAVAVYRGVVDAYPGSIWSRQAEEQLALLER, encoded by the coding sequence ATGCGACTCAAAGGCCCAATCATCAAACCGCGTCGTGTGACCCCCAAGGAATTCGGTGATCACCTATACGAGATGCGCAAGCTTCTCACGCTGGGGGTGCTGGCGCTGCTGGTAGTTGTCTTTGGTTGGTGGGGCTATCGGACCTTTCAAGCAAAGCAGGAGGAGGCGGCCCAGTTCATGCTGACCGACGCCCTGCAGATGCTGCAAAGGCCCCCGGAGGTGACCGCAGCCGGACAAGGTACGGAGGAAACGGCCACGGCCCCCGACCAAGCGCTGCCTTTGCTCAACCAGATACGCGAGGAATATCCCTCGTCAAGTGCGGCGGAGCAGGCGCTGCTCCAGATTGGTCACACCTTATACGCGATGGGCAGATATCAAGAGGCCTTGGTCGCTTACCAACGCTACCTCGAGAAATACCCAAAGGGATCGTGGGTATTTCTGGCTGCGCTCGGAAGAGCCTATGCCATGGAAACCCAAGGACAGTACAAAGTGGCGGCATCTATCTTTCGAAATCTGTCCCAGCGGTACCGGGGGCACTCATTAAGCGTCGAGGCGCTCATGGGCCTTGCACGCTCCCTCCAACAGTCTCAACAAAAAGAGGAGGCGGTCGCAGTCTATCGTGGCGTCGTAGACGCATATCCAGGAAGCATATGGTCGAGGCAAGCGGAGGAGCAATTGGCTTTATTGGAGCGGTAG
- a CDS encoding DUF3467 domain-containing protein encodes MAEVPEVYSDVFWVTLNPYTALLDFGTRLAPLREHAQHEEGQEAENRTFRVAARIRMSPEHAKVLAFILRRHVQDYERQTGITIDVPVQILNDLRIPPEDWRQFGQ; translated from the coding sequence ATGGCGGAAGTACCGGAAGTATACAGCGATGTGTTTTGGGTCACCTTAAATCCCTACACGGCGTTACTTGATTTCGGAACAAGGCTCGCCCCACTGAGAGAACACGCGCAGCACGAAGAAGGTCAAGAAGCAGAAAACCGCACTTTTCGCGTTGCGGCGCGTATCAGAATGAGCCCGGAGCACGCCAAAGTGTTGGCTTTCATCCTGCGCCGACACGTTCAGGATTACGAACGCCAAACGGGTATTACCATTGATGTACCCGTACAAATTCTTAATGACCTGAGGATTCCTCCTGAGGATTGGCGACAATTCGGTCAGTAA